ACGTGGATAAAATTATTGACCTTCGCCGTTATTTAGTTTTAACAGAAGGTAAAATGGATGCGGATGCACAGCGTGCGATGACGAATATCGAGCGTCAAGGCAATCCGTGGGGATTGAACCGTAAAGAGCGCGAAAACTGGCGTGAGGTTCGCGAGGATGTAGAAATTCCAACGGTGAAGGAAATGAGCAAGAAGGGTGAAGAATTCGAATACCTCTTCTGGGTTGGTTCGATGGGATCCTTTGATAACCGTAGTCAAAAGATTGCTCTTTCGTTTGCGAAGTTAATGAACGAAGCAGGCGTGAAGTTTGCCATTTTGGGTAACAAAGAGAAAAACTCTGGTGATACACCACGCCGTCTCGGAAATGAATTCCTGTTCCAAGAGCTGGCGACGAAAAACATTGAAGAATTCGAAAAGGCTGAAGTGAAGAAGATCGTGACGATCGATCCGCATGCCTACAATATTTTCAAAAATGAGTATCCTGATTTCGGCCTGCAGGCAGAGGTGTATCACCATACCGAGGTTCTTTATGAACTGGTTCGTGATGGCCGCTTGGTTCCGAAGCATGCAGTGAATGAAAAAATTACTTTCCACGATTCTTGTTATCTAGGTCGTTACAACGATGTCTACGATCCGCCGCGTGAAATTTTAAAATCGATTCCAGGTGTGCAACTGGTTGAGATGGAGCGGAACAGAGAAACAGGAATGTGCTGTGGCGCAGGCGGCGGCTTGATGTGGATGGAGGAAGAAACCGGACACCGGATTAATGTGAGCCGTACGGAGCAAGCGTTGGCCGTGAATCCTTCCGTGATCAGTTCTGGATGTCCATACTGCTTAACGATGCTTTCAGACGGAACAAAGGCGAAAGAAGTAGAAGAAAAAGTAGCAACATACGATGTAGCTGAATTGCTTGAAAAAGCAGTTTGTGGAGAGGTAAAAGAAATCGCTTCGTAAGCGGTAGCAGCAATGATTTGAATAGCAAAGGTTGAGATTTTCATTCAAAATTTTATGAATTTTGTATAAAATATTTCAACTTTTGCTATTTTTTATGTAAAATATAAAGTGAGAATAAAACGCTTACATTTCCTTTTGTTTTCTGTACGTGGGCAGTGCGTTTTTTGTAAAACGATCTTCGCTTGCGTTATTTTTTCGATTTTTTTCGAGCGAGCGTTCAGTCGCCGAAATAACCGGAATAGATTTTAAAAGATGAGATCTGAAGAATCGTAAAAAATTTTAAAAACACAAGACTGAATATTAGGAATAGGGAGAGTGTTTTGAATGGGTAAAACAGTTATTTTGAGCGGTGTTAGAACACCTTTTGGCAAATTAGGAGGCGCTTTAAGCAGCTTCACGGCATCACAACTCGGGGGCATCGCGGTAAAAGAGGCATTGGTTCGTGCCGGCGTGAAGCCTGAAGAGGTAGGGGAAGTAATTCTTGGGACAGTTTTACAAGGGGGTCAAGGACAAATTCCATCGCGCCAAGCTGCTCGTCACGCTGGCCTACCGTGGGAGGTCAAAACCGAAACCATTAATAAAGTTTGTGCATCTGGCATGCGCAGTGTGACGTTAGGCGATCAAATCATTCGTGCGGGCGACGAGGAAGTCATCGTAGCAGGTGGAATGGAGTCGATGAGCAACGCCCCGTATATTTTACCAAAAGCAAGATGGGGCTTTCGAATGGGCGATTCACAGGTGAAGGATCTTATGATTCATGACGGCTTAAGCTGTAGCTTTACAGGTGTGCATATGGGAACGTACGGCAACTCGACGGCAGCTGAAATGGAGATTTCGCGTGAGGCACAGGACGAGTGGGCGTTACGAAGCCACGTTCGCGCACTTGAAGCGATTGAAAGTGGGAAGTTAGCAGAGGAAATCGTTTCAGTAGAGGTACCGCAGCGAAAAGGAGAACCTGTGGTTGTTTCTGAAGATGAGGGGCCGCGTAAGGATACTTCTTTAGATCGACTTGCTAAGCTGGCGCCAGTGTTTAATTCAACAGGAACGATTACAGCTGGAAATGCACCTGGAGTGAATGATGGTGCGGCGGCCCTTGTGCTTATGAGCGAAGAGCGTGCGGCGCGTGAAGGACGCGAAGTCGGTGCAGTGATTCTTGGTCACGCAGCTGTCGCGGTCGAAGCAAAGGATTTCCCACAAACGCCAGGACTTGTCATCAATGAGATTTTAAGAAAGACTGGCAAGAGCTTGGAGGAAATTGACCTGTTTGAAATTAATGAAGCCTTTGCGGCTGTGGCTTTGGCAAGTGGAAAAATTGCGGGGCTTGATCCGGAAAAGGTTAATGTGAATGGCGGTGCGGTCGCACTTGGACATCCTATCGGCGCAAGCGGCGCACGAATTATCATCACGTTGATGCACGAATTGAAACGCCGTGGCGGCGGAATTGGCATCGCAGCTATATGCAGCGGCGGCGGTCAAGGCGATGCTGTGATGATTGAGGTGCCGAAAAGGTAGGCGGTTGGCGTTACCGGCGTATGGCGGGGGTTAACTGTCGTATAAGACGTGTTAACTGTCGGATAACGTGAGTTTACTGTCGCATAAGTCACTGTAACTGTCGCATAACATCAGTTTACTGTCGTAAGGACAATTTTTCATAAAAAAGGGGGCTGCGGTCGGGTACACGGCCCCTATCTGGAGGGGAAAACATGAAGGTTTCGAGTGTAATGGTAATTGGTGCAGGGCAAATGGGCTCGGGGATTGCTCAAGTTTGTGCCCAAGCAGGATATAACGTGTTGTTAAATGACTTAAAACCTGAATTCGTGGAACGCGGTCTTGGGGTCATCAATAAGAACCTTTCCCGTAACGTCGATAAAGGCCGGATC
The window above is part of the Bacillus sp. SORGH_AS_0510 genome. Proteins encoded here:
- a CDS encoding acetyl-CoA C-acetyltransferase — protein: MGKTVILSGVRTPFGKLGGALSSFTASQLGGIAVKEALVRAGVKPEEVGEVILGTVLQGGQGQIPSRQAARHAGLPWEVKTETINKVCASGMRSVTLGDQIIRAGDEEVIVAGGMESMSNAPYILPKARWGFRMGDSQVKDLMIHDGLSCSFTGVHMGTYGNSTAAEMEISREAQDEWALRSHVRALEAIESGKLAEEIVSVEVPQRKGEPVVVSEDEGPRKDTSLDRLAKLAPVFNSTGTITAGNAPGVNDGAAALVLMSEERAAREGREVGAVILGHAAVAVEAKDFPQTPGLVINEILRKTGKSLEEIDLFEINEAFAAVALASGKIAGLDPEKVNVNGGAVALGHPIGASGARIIITLMHELKRRGGGIGIAAICSGGGQGDAVMIEVPKR